Proteins from a single region of Harpia harpyja isolate bHarHar1 chromosome 14, bHarHar1 primary haplotype, whole genome shotgun sequence:
- the RPS27L gene encoding 40S ribosomal protein S27-like produces MPLAKDLVHPSLEDEKRKHKKKRLVQSPNSYFMDVKCPGCYKITTVFSHAQTVVLCVGCSTVLCQPTGGKARLTEGCSFRRKQH; encoded by the exons ATGCCC CTGGCTAAAGATCTAGTGCATCCTTCCTTGGAGGATGagaagagaaagcacaaaaagaaacGTCTTGTGCAGAGCCCAAACTCCTACTTCATGGATGTAAAGTGTCCAG GATGCTACAAGATCACCACCGTATTCAGCCACGCTCAGACAGTAGTTCTGTGTGTAGGTTGCTCAACTGTCCTGTGTCAGCCTACTGGGGGGAAAGCCAGGCTCACTGAAG GCTGTTCATTTAGAAGAAAGCA